One Armatimonadota bacterium genomic window carries:
- a CDS encoding ferritin-like domain-containing protein — translation MGEKGRAIVEVNVDELVQQLRRAYLDELLAFYSYWITAQVAEGFHGEELTEHFKEEAMDELGHAEKLARRIIELGGDPVVHPREWEAGANGPWTAPRRDWSDAEGMVEDQIRAERAAIDAYNRLAKMTFGKDPVTYALASSLLADEVRHEEFLENLVARRPARA, via the coding sequence ATGGGTGAAAAAGGGCGCGCCATCGTGGAGGTCAACGTGGACGAGCTGGTCCAGCAGCTGCGCCGGGCCTACCTGGACGAGCTGCTGGCGTTTTACTCCTACTGGATCACCGCGCAGGTGGCGGAAGGGTTCCACGGGGAGGAGCTGACCGAGCACTTCAAGGAGGAGGCCATGGACGAGCTGGGCCACGCCGAGAAGCTGGCCCGCCGGATCATCGAGCTCGGGGGCGACCCGGTGGTACACCCCCGGGAGTGGGAGGCGGGCGCCAACGGGCCCTGGACGGCTCCCCGCCGCGACTGGAGCGACGCCGAGGGGATGGTGGAAGACCAGATCCGGGCCGAGCGCGCCGCCATCGACGCCTACAACCGTCTGGCCAAGATGACCTTTGGCAAGGACCCCGTGACCTACGCCCTGGCCAGCAGCCTGCTGGCCGACGAGGTCCGCCACGAGGAGTTTCTGGAGAACCTGGTGGCCCGGCGGCCCGCGCGGGCCTGA